ATCAGTGTGTCGTCATCCAATATGAGTAACCAGGGTTCTTGTGTTATTGCCCCATTCGCAAACCTTCTCAGGATAGCAAATGTTTACGCACagtgccctttaaatgcaagtGTAACAAGTTTGTAACTTATCTAGACAAGCCTCTGGACTGTGTTCCTGTAATATGTTGTTAGAAATAAGAACAGAATAGCTGATGAATGAATTGGAGTCATGCAACTCAACTCTTATTCGTCTTTATGTTCTGTCCAAGAACTGAGACATAAAGAGTTCTTGTTTCACTTGCATGGGGCCTGTTTCACTGCAAAAACCTGCATCTTATTCTGTAATCGCCCGGTGGTGCAGATATCTGAAAAGTAGGGAGGTGGGCCCTTATAAACCTTatggctcatgaatattaattaaattgcGTTCACCCAATAGAAGTAAAGATTAGCGTAATAGTTGGTGCTGGTGCAGTGATGAAGTCAAAACCTGGAAGACTAATTTGCCAATGGTTCCCTCAAGATTTTTCTATAGGTTTTTTCTATAATTATGAGTacaataaggtctgtggtaaacataagTTATGTAACCATAACATTCTTATCTAGTTACTTATTAgaaacataacatttttaaaataagcaCAGCATAAAAAATGGTGTGTGTAATTCATGTTGTAGAACAAAACGTTGAAGTATCATCTATGCTTGCCACAAACCTTATTttactaaaaaataatataatataatataatattaaatataatattttaataaaaaaaattagtcTTCCAGGTTTTGTATTCATCCCTGCACAACTCTATTTATTCTAGAATTACGGCTTACCAATCAGTACAAATTTATTGCTCTTAAAGCTGTTTTTGCTTTTTGATACTTTTTTTATTGACATTCTAGTCCACACAAACAGTGTTTCAAATAAATTGAATCAACACCAAAGCATTCATACTGCAAAATAAACTAATCATGTGTAATGAGTAAACACAATAAAGCCAACTGGACCGTAACTTTAATTGCGCTTCATGTTGGAGCACAGCCCACAAGGCTTTCAGCTCTGACAACTGGTTGAAATCATAAGCTTGGCCCACAGCTCTAGCTATCCGACCCTCTTAGAGGTTTAACCAGGCATGAACTACAATAAACAGCAACAATACCACCTTTGTTGTTCATTACAAATACTTTCCTATGACTTTTGGTCATTTTCCCCAGTTAATAGGATAGAACAGAGGAGAAGTAGTGGGAAACATCTGGGAGAACAGATTGGGAAATGACCTGTGCCAGATTCAAAAGCTTGAGTCGCTCACTGTGCAACATGTCTGGCCCTTCCATTCCTTCATATTACACTGGATTTTGTTTCTGATTCTGAGCCAAACACTTTCAGGATAAAATTTCAGAGGAATGCATTGGAACAAAAAAAAGGAAGTCAATCATAAAATCAATGCATGAACCCCGCTGACTGTGCTGTTATATAGGCATATTCCCACTTTCCTGTGGTCCATTACAGGGTATGAAAGAACCACAAGGATTAGATTTAGTGTGGTTTATAAAGCACTAACCTTCTGACCATCAAAGATATGCAAGAAGAGAGGCTGCATCAGTAAAACTGCATGATTTTCACCCAAGAACTCAGGGTTGAGATGGAGCAGAGGATTCCTTCTGCTCAGGTCCAGGAGGTTAATGGTGACTCTGTGACACTGGGAGGACAAGTAAAAGAGTGGTATAACAGAGCAAAAGAGGGAAAGAGAGGTGGTACAAAAGCTTTGCAGCACCAATGAAAGAGAAGCTCTCCTATGGCAGTCGAATGAAAAGGTCAGCAAGACACAGGCTGAGAGATGGGGAGAGGACAGGAGGAGGACAGAACAAAACATACTGAAAGAAGCTCCGGAACACAGACTCTCTGGATCTGTGGGAGTAATGTCTGTTCAAAGCATTACCACAGCACAGCTGACTGAGTTCtcctctacacacacacacacactcaagacAAGACTACTCACTCCCCCAGATGCTTAGCTCCTCATTCTGGTGCAGAGACAAAGAAACAGAGAGGGGTGCAGAAGTCTAATTTAGGGGACTGGTGTTGAGAGTCCTCGGGGACAATATTCTGAGCTCTTTCATCATTAGCAAAGTTCCTGGAGATCGACACTGGATAAATGAGGTTATTGAGTTTTGCCACTTGCTAGAGGGACCTGGGGTGGATGAAGAATGTCTTGAGGCTTGACGCTGCAGCCAAGTATATTATGTGTTTAAATTAGTGTCCTGAATGTCCCAATGtcccatctatctatctatctatctatctatctatctatctatctatctatctatctatctatctatctatctatctatctatctatctatctatctatctatctatctatctatctatccatccatccatccatccatccatccatccatccatccatccatccatccatccatccatctgaagAAGAGCTTTCTGTCACATCAGCAAACTTGTTATTTACAAGTCCATTAACAACTCTGCGTAAACAGACTGCAAACAGAAGCAACCAATGCCCCATCCATTAAGCTTGACACAGTAAAGCCATGAATAAAACAAATTCTCTGCCTTTTTAAAGTTTGACGTCAGACTGTTTTCCATAAAACAATCCATGGCAGTTTTGCACATCTCAGTAAATCTGCAAAGACAATAGGGAATGATCAGTCCATTGAATGTTTCATTTCAGAGACCTTGTACTTTTCTATGGTTTCGGGTCGCAGGTGGAGACAATGTGAGCCATGTTCTTAGAGGATACAAGGACATTTTGACAATgcgaaaatgttttttttttttttttaaatcccacTTTTAATGGTTCTTTTCACAGGCATATCACTTGTATAAGTTCAGACAGTGCAATTTAGTTGGACAAGCTGATGCTTGTCTGAGCGCAGTAATTGATTACAAACCTTATATTAAGGAGTGGCTGCAAGTTCCTCAGAGACTGTGAAGGATAAGAATTTCAAAGAATTAAGACAGaattacatttacttgagacTATAACATCCATCTGAAAGACCAGTAAGATAAGCAATACATTatataaagttaatatattaaaatatcctGCACTGCACTGATATTTATGATCTTTTTAACCCCACATAAATTTTGTAGCATTTAATGCTGCCTCTAGACTGTTTATAAAATCAAACCCTAAACATACCGGTAATCATGCAAATCAGTGCAATTACGGCTGACCAGCTGCAAAATGGAATTTGTTCTGGAatataaaacagcatttatacCTGTCCTATTATACAGTAGAGACCACAAAGGGGGACTGGGGAGAGAGTTGTAAATGTTTGAAAGTACAATGTTTCTGTAAAGCCACAATGGAACTTTGTGGGCCTACAATCAATAAAATCTATTCGCTGTCACTTAAAGATGTGTGGGCTGAGATGGGAAGCTCTGACAGCTGTAAttattcccttttattattgtttatctGTAATCCTCCCGAAGCATGGATTGATGGGCTCTTTTGTGCTCTGCTAAAGCGCAATggctttactttttttttttcaatcaagACTGAATGATCCAATCCATCTAAAACACACAGTTGTTCATtatgtaatttaaataaaagctaAGCTAAATAGAAGTTTTCTCAGTtcgtaaatgtaaataaatgaagTGTATCTTACAGTGTATGTGGATGGCAGCGATGAAGCTGAGGTGAAATGTGTCATTtctgcataataataataaaaaatattaataaaaaatgtttttttagttCATATTAGTTCAGGATGTGAACTAAACTCAAGTAAACATGTACAGCTTTTATATAAGAATCTATTATTACATGCAGAAAAGAACAttgaccaaaataaataaatgctgtaaaactACTGATCATTATTAGTTTAAGTTACCTAAAATGCACAGACTTTCACCAAGTTTGGTAGTGGTGATCCAGTGACGATCTTTATCTTATTTGAAGGACGGCTGACTACACCCACCTCTATCTCCATGAAATCTTTGACATGTTTTAACAGCAACAAAGATGTCCTCTTTTTGCACAGGGTATCCCTATGAAGAACATAACAGATATTTCAAGCAGTTCGGTGTCTGCTACCATCAAAGCCTGGGTGTTACAGTATAAAACCAGAGTACCTCCTGTTCCTACTTTAAGACGTAGTAGGACTTCCATTAAATTATTACAGAATGTCTGTGTGTCAGCTCCGAGAGGACACTTTGTAAAGGTGGTTCAGTTTAAGGAATTTGAACTCATAGgcttttgattattattcaaACCCAGAAAGAACAGCAAATGCGAGACGCCACAAGCAGGAATTTGGCGTTCACTTTTGAAGGCTGTCATTTATTAGGGCATTAAAGCAGGGAACTGCAAAGACAACTGACTGCGAGATGTTAATCTGGTTTGAATTTCTCTTGGCAGTCTCTTCTGAACAGAACGGTTTGTCATAGTTTCATTATTTCACATGGCTGAGAGCTTTTATAAATCTCTTTAAACAACTGTAGGAGGTGCATTAGTGTTTATAGTAGGTGTTGACAGTTGTCTCCTGTGGAGGATGAGTTGTGCCGCTCTAAGCAAAACTCTTTCACCGCAGTCAAAGTAGGTCCCCTCCCTTCCTCCCAAATGTGGAGGGCAATCTGAAACATCAATAAGTGGAGCAAAGCATGACTTATTGTACTCCATCAAGGAATCAATGACTATTAAAAGAGTTGGAATAAAGAGAAAAGGTGTAATTAAAACACGCAAGTTAAGCACTTCAGAGATCAGAGAAAGAGATTGTAGTTCTTAAACAAACagttcacccacaaaacaaTCTGTCATCAATTGttaaccctcatgtcatttcaaacctgtatgactttattatgtggaacataaaaggagACATTCAGCATAATGTTGACTATTACGACCAGTCTAGGTTTAAtcgcaataaaaacaaaaggaaaaggaaaaggGATGCCTTCCCCAGTCGTCAgaccaaaaaaaagaaacatggaaaattgatggacaaaataaaacactagaTTCAGGATTCAAGAAAAACGATTGACGTTTTATTAAGATGAAAGGAATTATGTGATAAACATTTGAAAGTTTCCAGGATAACTTAAACCAGTGGGTGCATAAACTTCAGGAAGACCCAAGgcccaaaataacaaacaaaacgggtaataaaaaaaaaacaagaatatccaaaataacttccctcaatgtatcaaaataaaaatacaacaaattacCCTTACTACCCTAGCAAAAACAGAGCGAACTTAGTTTCAAAAGAAAAGGGCAGGTCATCCCTACAGAACACCTTCACTGTaaccaaaaaaaacataatcaaGGTTAAtgcacaacataaaaaaaaaaaaggtggtcTGGCGGCTGGAGAGGAGGCAGGAGAGGTGCGACTGGCCCGAAGCCGCAACAACTCGCCGGCAGGAAACGGAAGAGATGGTTTTAAACCCTTGCTCAGTAATTGTAACCCAATCCCGGCAGAGAGAGGTGGAGCCATCCCGTGATATCCCgcttgacaaaaacaaaaaaaaaaaaaacacacacacacacacatataacaataaaccaaataaacaatatacagGATTACACAGTTCCGTAACACCCCCACCGCTAAAAATCAACGCACAGTTGATTACACCGCACGAGACAAAGTATCggccaaaacattttcttttcctttcttATAGCGAATGTCTAGATTAAACTCCTGTATGATTAATGCCCAACGCATTATACGTTGATTAGAATTACGCATGCGGGACAGAAACAACGGATGGAACGCTCGCAGAAATACTGGGTACAGACGCTATAGGGGTTTGTGATACACTCACCGGCACAGTCGAGACGCGGCGAGCTTCGAGTTCACACTGCCTGACGCGCAGAAGCTGTGTATCGTGTTCTTGCCGCTTAACTTGTAAATCAAGCTCTTTAAGTCGTATTGCCAATTTCAGATCTTCTGTTTTTAGACCTACCAATGGATCTGGATCTGCCGTCGGAATTTGAACTGAAGCTTCTGCTCCGACATCCCGTAACTCTGGCTCGATTTTCAAAACCCCCGCCGTCACCAAATTTTCCTGCACCACATCTCTTATTGCCTGTTTAGAAGCTACTTTAGATACAGCTATATCATAATAATCAGCAACAAGAATTAAATCAGATTTACGGCATGAACGCAAAGCCTCTACAGTAGGACACTGCTTAAAAGCCTCGATACTAAACTCCATAATTACTCCCCCCTTCACAAGTAAAAACCGCCAATCAGACAATAAAGCAAAAATACTCACCAGCAAGGCAAATCATACTTACGAATCCGATGAAATGGACGAGCCCCCAATTTATTGAGAGAGGTGGAGCCATCCCGTGATATCCCgcttgacaaaaacaaaaaaaaaaaaacacacacacacacacatataacaataaaccaaataaacaatatacagGATTACACAGTTCCGTAACATTGACAttgtttcttaaagggttagttcactcaaaaatgaaaattctgtcattaattactcaccctcatgtcgttccaaacccgtaatacctttgttcatcttcggaacacaaattaagatatttttgatgaaatccaatggctcagtgaagcctgcattgacagcaaggcaattaacactttcaatgcccagaaagctactaaagatgtatttaaaacagttcatgactacatggttcaaccttaatgttatgaagcgacgagaatactttttgtgtgccaaaaaaaacaaataacatgGGCGAttaaaaaacactgcttcatgaagcttcaaagtgtttcaaatcagtggttcagagcgtgaatcaaactgccaaagtcacgccccccagtggcgaaccattgaaatttcgaaacacttatgatgtaacgaagccttgtgttactgaaatcacatgactttatgaatcttttgtttcgattcAGTGTTTCGGAGCGCCAGAGTCACATTGTTTCCGTAAATGAGGcattgttacgtcataagtctTTTGAAACTTCGATgtttcaccactggggggcgtgactttggcagtttgatacacgctctttgaagcttcatgaagcagtgttttgaactcGCCCATCActtgatattgttgaaaaagtcattattttttttatttttgtttttgtgcacaaaaagtattctcgtcgcttcatagcATTAAATTTGAACCACTCTAGTCACGCTGACCGTTTTATCGATGTCTTTTAATACCTTTCAGGATCTCAAAAGATGCAGTGTCATCGCTGCTTATGTGTGGATCAGACACcctcggatttaatcaaaaatatcttaatttgtgttctgaggacaaacaaaggtcttaccttgggacaacttgagggtgagtaattgatgacagaaatttcattttgaactagggtgaattaaccctttaatctcATTCTTGAATTTAATCCCTTTAAACTATCCATTTAAGAACAAGACATATGCCAGTCAGTAAGACCAGAGGGTTTTGAGCAGACTCTTAGAGTACTACATCAATAGAGATCACAAAAGTAGCACTGAGAGTTCTCTCTGGAACATACAGTCTCATTTTTATCAGCGAGAGAGAGAAGTGATTGCAAGAGAATAGAAGTGAGAGAGAGTCTTTCAATGTCACACAATTCAAAGCCATTTAATGATGACAGTTCCTCCATAGAAATATCAGTGAGaatttatatacacacatatattccCATATCTATGCAGATGGTAAATTATTTCAACAGGAGATGCCAGACACCTTGAATTGAGATGTGGCACTGAAGGGAGTATAGAGAATGTGCATTATATAAGCTGAAAAGAGCTGAGATGAGAGATCTgaagaggggggaaaaaaatatccatTATGTGTCTAGGtcactttggaaaaaaaatcttttgttgAGATGCTTTCAGAAAGATTTCTAGCTGATGTATTAGAGCAACTTCCATtgcaaaataatgaataaataataaataaacaaaaagatCAAATGCTACCGGCATACGTAAAAGAACTCCATTACcatagaaatattttgtgatCTTTCTCACTTCATGTTGAAGGTCAATTGTGAAATCCGATTTAGGCGGCTCATAATTTATTAGTTCTGCAGTTCTGAGACACCGGACCAAATAATATCTTAAAAGTCTAAAGAAGCAGCTTGCAGCAAAGGTACACAAGAAGCACAGAGATGAAATCTGACCACTTAGCCAGGGGGCAGCTGAGGGCCCAGCCAGCCATGAAGTCAGGGAAACTGAAGCTGTAGGGGTCCTCTGAGAAAAAATAGTGGTGAATAAGTGTTGTTTCATCATCATGAAGGGGTCTGCCCAGAAACCACTCCAGGAGAAAAGACactcaaaaaagaaaagaaaaagggaTTGATGGATTTGGTTTAATCTACTAAATCTTGTTTCAGGCTGCTCTTTAAAAGGGTGGTATAAtgccatttttacaagatgtataAGAAGTCTCTGTCTCAGATATATTTTTATAGCATGCTACATTTGTCACTTTTGAGGGTGctccattttttttgtgtgtccctttaaatacaaatgagctgctgctcctaagCAGAGGGCGGGGTTTCAAGAGCACGTGAAGCAcataggctgcgtccgaaaactggaaaattcTGCCTTTGGAGGACACGTTTCAAgctaggaaggcatcaaggcacgtccgaatccaatgttagttTCACTTTCTGTTTCCTGAGATACCCTCATCTGATCGATTTCTGAAGGCAGCACAGATGTATCCTTCGCtacctttgatatcccacaatcctgtgcgtCCATTCTGTGACTGTTGAGCTAGAAAATGAAAGATGGCATCCGAAAGTTgggtttgctgctcagtttgtgtgaaaatgtgtgtttttgagcattttccacttttgatgtaattTCTAATGAGGTGTGTTGTCGCCCGGAAatacaacatcttcattggCCCCATCATTGacctttgaccagaggttaaaagctaGAGAACAATGCCACTCCTTCTCTTTCCTTGCTTCTTGGACAACTGAACAGACCCTCCTTGCTGCAGGCCGGCCTAGGGCTGCAGGCCTTGGCCTACAACCCAACCATGTGCTCATCATCCGACGCAGAAGATACTGGCAACACCTTCAGACGAAATCACCAAGATTTCTCCTCAGCCTGCAGATCCGATGCTCTTCACcctaaaggcatcttgcaagtatcgtacatttgaacactaaacagcaatttagtattgatttgtaaaACTTACCTTTGTCAGCAAAGGTGTTTTATTGCTGAggaaactgatgattcctttccagattgTCTATGACTTTTTCCTATAGCTCTATAACCAgttcgactctatcattgctcATTCTTACCTACGTATGTGTGTGacctttgtgtatgttatgtgtttgttagtttagttatgtgtttgtgagttagttaataaagattgtgcacaatacatgtttggttctgactccgtatgctaataaattgcctcttaagtgatttaGATCCTGACAACATGCTCTGAGCAGTACTTTACaataagaatgttatttttccataacctggaaattaacatttcttagaattaataaacaatcaacactgagtgttcactggacaaacaggttaattgattgtaatattttaatgtagctacatccagttaatctgattaacggatttacatattcataattaatcataattaaaaatcataatgagttatgaataattattaatatttccacagtcattgattagcatattcagtcatgataatctataaatcgctcaTGTGGGAACTGCTGTTAGATGCCTATAGTTTAGTTAAATACGGTTATAACTTACGTtggcatcttgcttttatgacatggtattgcatttgttttatgtactgtattgcaataacatggcctcatcccctttgttgcatgttctcggggcagggtttatgtaaattttagggttagtgatgtcaccaacccgggaagaagcttgttgtagtccctaccagctatatgttgtagtccttaaacagaattctttaaaagaaaatatcttgctttcctttgaactttgagcatcgtaactttgcagatgtttttatgctcaaacagcaacattacacactaacgtTAAAAACGTGTTTAAAAAAGTGATATCATATCAcccctttaattttctccctTCTGCATGGGAGTCAGACGCTCTAACAAGGATACTAATGGCTGCAACAACTagcgtcagtcgctagagcatctcttgagatcaggggagtgaggttgaCACGCACAGCACTTACCAGTCTACGTCTGTTACGTGAacagtatttaaatgttttaaacagcattatgaatcagtgtttaaatatgtttttagtacattaatggatcttgagagaggaaatgtcattgctggctatggaggctcATCGAATTTcaaccaaaatatcttaatttgtgttccgaagatcaaacgaaggtcttacgggtgtaaaacggcacaagggtgagtaattaatgacagaattttcatttttaggagaactaaccctttaagaacacATAACATAAAGTGTGATCTTGTTAGTTTATGGAGTAGTAGCACTTTGAAAGGATCTACAGATTGTAAGATTAAATTCACATGGCCTAAATAACATTATCCAAGAGATTGTGGCACAACATTTTGTTCAGTAGCAAAGAATATATTAACAGGGAGGACAGACCAGCCAGTCCTATTTATAATTTCTGACTGTGTAAGATCTAAACATTTGTGTGTAAAATCCAAACCTGTGATGCCCTCacattagatttttttatttattgacatAGCATTATGTTTAGATCTCTAAGGAAAAAATTGTACCGGTGACATTTCGCACAATCAAGAAACAATTTATAAGAAGATTGATACCTGAAGGCTCCCTCGCAGCTGCTGATAATTGGATGTCTGAAGTTAAAGTAGCATAGAGCATTTCAAGTGCTATGTGTCCACAGAGTGAAAAGGACATTTGGCTGAGAAAGTAAATGTGGGTAAAACTATTCAGTTGCTTACTGCTTGAAATTTTGCACGTCCAGTCTCAGTGACATGATTTATGTTCAGAACCTCAACCAATGACATGCTCTTTTAGTTTTCCTGATCCATATACAACAATTATTGCTGCAAGAATGCCACAGTAAACCAGGCATGAAGAAGACTTTTGCAATAACAATAGCTGAagtctgccactcacctgcctTGTGCTGAATTTGCTCAGCACCTGCATAAGGTTGTGCAAGTTCACGCTGGTCTCTTCCTCCAAAGACACAATCCACAAAAATGTTTGGCAGAACTGTAAGGCAAGGCTGAAAACAAGAACAACAAGCATACAGCTGCATAAAATGTGATTAAGACAACCTTATGAATAAACACTCATAATTCTGATGTCAAGAGGTGGAGTGCATTTTGTGTCGTGTTTTACCGTGGCAGTGCAGAAAGAACGCTCCAGTTTCCATCATAATCTGACAGCTGGTGAACTCTGCAATACAGCAAAAAATCTACATCTCaaattaattttacataatGTTATTCATAACTCTACTGAGAGTTGATACTGATTAAGGAGCAAGGTATTTCCTCACGCAGGTACTCAGTGACAGAATTACCATTGAAAGCTGCcaggtacactgtaaaaatgaatgtgattttaacgattaaaaaaaaaaaaaaaaacagttaacaGTCAGTTCATGTATtcttaattaattaaacatcCTACCTTTGGGGAAGTTATTCATGATGATTAATTTTAAGAATGTTCTTGAATATTTCTTAAATGTTGTCTTAAGAACAGTCTTAATAAAAAGATAAGAACATTCTTAAGAAAAGTTTTTGGGAATACAAAGTGTTCTTATATTTTTTCTTAAGTTGGAAAATAAGAAGACATTTTTGTGAATCCGGCACCAGGAGCAGTACTTTATCACAGTAAAATAGCTGCTTGGTCTATACTGTGGGGATTAGGACCACA
The nucleotide sequence above comes from Chanodichthys erythropterus isolate Z2021 chromosome 10, ASM2448905v1, whole genome shotgun sequence. Encoded proteins:
- the b3glctb gene encoding LOW QUALITY PROTEIN: beta-1,3-glucosyltransferase (The sequence of the model RefSeq protein was modified relative to this genomic sequence to represent the inferred CDS: substituted 8 bases at 8 genomic stop codons) translates to MGTVPYDKAKASSTSLCLKLRYVVFVILSQRNXFHSHRVEQRRTEFLHQAQTQKQNSPSLXVLVHQLSDYDGNWSVLSALPRLALQFCQTFLWIVSLEEETSVNLHNLMQVLSKFSTRQWFLGRPLHDDETTLIHHYFFSEDPYSFSFPDFMAGWALSCPLAKXTAELINYEPPKSDFTIDLQHEIALHIWEEGRGPTLTAVKEFCLERHNSSSTGDNCQHLLXTLISSXGYPVQKEDIFVAVKTCQRFHGDRGHCAXTFAILRRFANGAITQEPWLLILDDDTLIRMVFSRVVVLNILAGGCGXHSSDAPDDMVLGMCLTTLGLPVTHSPLFHQGXPDDYMKELLARQSPISFHKHWNINPVAVYQLWLIEPNLRRPHSLPKTTEEL